Proteins co-encoded in one Fundidesulfovibrio magnetotacticus genomic window:
- a CDS encoding methyl-accepting chemotaxis protein: MTSANPRANGFRLFFRRLSISWRFALLIILFSAFVGGVVTAFYLGIKQVLDHNVLAAQNIMIEGEKQKLAIASDSMALSIGEAIKSQADPAKRIDLIRQMVDPIRFEADKSGYFFVYENTTNVALPTRKETQGKDLADSKDKNGVYFVRDLMLKAKAGGGFVEYVFPKPGQGDQPKLAYATMIPGTTMWIGTGVYIDNVERQKQVIRTESEERIRSILTRIFTGIAITLVIIIGLCGLIISTITGPIREATAAAERCAKGDLDINLDAQGNDEAAHMQAALNTMVATLRSNIQAIESKTREAEEKAAAAEQARLIAVEAVDKAEKARCDGMGHAAALLETVANHIGADTEEVSRQAYEIKDRAGLQSDRIRETATNMEQMTEAVVDVAKNAASASSEAEQAKAKALEGRSVVEQSIQAMRQVAGQAQALKANMDDLGKRSQDVGRILTVISDIADQTNLLALNAAIEAARAGEAGRGFAVVADEVRKLAEKTMTATKEVTESITAIQDSAKDSIANTDKAITSIEQARQMADTSGAVLGELVQGAQSSADKIQSIATAAEEQSAASEEINRSLDFVRELTTQTTNSVENAAHAISGLVDQAGELGRIIDQLKTEAGCALAADSPKPALPRRS, encoded by the coding sequence ATGACCTCAGCCAACCCCCGGGCCAATGGATTCCGCCTCTTCTTCCGCCGCCTTTCCATCTCCTGGCGCTTCGCCCTGCTCATCATTCTCTTCTCGGCCTTCGTGGGTGGCGTGGTCACAGCATTTTACCTGGGCATCAAGCAGGTGCTCGACCACAACGTTCTCGCGGCCCAGAATATCATGATCGAAGGTGAAAAGCAGAAGCTCGCCATCGCCTCGGACTCCATGGCCCTCTCCATCGGAGAGGCAATCAAATCGCAGGCCGACCCGGCAAAACGCATCGACCTCATCCGCCAGATGGTCGATCCCATCCGCTTCGAGGCAGACAAGTCCGGCTATTTCTTCGTCTACGAGAACACCACCAACGTGGCCCTACCCACCCGCAAGGAAACGCAGGGCAAGGACCTCGCCGATTCGAAAGACAAAAACGGCGTCTACTTCGTGCGTGACCTCATGCTCAAGGCCAAGGCGGGCGGGGGGTTCGTGGAATACGTCTTCCCCAAGCCCGGACAGGGCGACCAGCCCAAACTCGCCTACGCCACCATGATCCCCGGCACCACCATGTGGATCGGCACAGGCGTCTACATCGACAACGTGGAACGCCAGAAACAAGTCATCCGCACGGAAAGCGAAGAACGCATCCGCTCGATCCTCACCAGGATCTTCACCGGCATCGCGATCACCCTGGTGATCATCATCGGCCTGTGCGGGCTGATCATCTCCACCATCACCGGCCCCATCCGCGAGGCCACCGCAGCCGCGGAACGCTGCGCCAAGGGCGACCTGGACATCAACCTCGACGCCCAGGGCAACGACGAAGCCGCGCACATGCAGGCCGCCCTCAACACCATGGTGGCCACCCTGCGTTCCAACATCCAGGCCATCGAATCGAAAACCAGGGAAGCCGAGGAGAAGGCCGCCGCCGCGGAGCAGGCCCGGCTCATCGCCGTGGAGGCCGTCGACAAGGCTGAAAAAGCACGCTGCGACGGCATGGGGCATGCCGCCGCCCTGCTCGAAACCGTCGCCAACCACATCGGCGCCGACACCGAGGAGGTCTCGCGGCAGGCCTACGAAATCAAGGACCGCGCCGGACTCCAGAGCGACCGCATCCGTGAAACCGCCACCAACATGGAACAGATGACCGAGGCCGTCGTCGACGTGGCCAAGAACGCCGCCTCCGCCTCCTCTGAAGCCGAACAGGCCAAGGCCAAAGCCCTCGAAGGACGCAGCGTGGTGGAGCAATCCATACAGGCCATGCGCCAGGTGGCCGGACAGGCCCAAGCCCTCAAGGCCAACATGGACGACCTGGGCAAACGCTCCCAGGATGTGGGGCGCATCCTCACCGTCATTTCCGACATCGCCGACCAGACCAACCTCCTGGCGCTCAACGCCGCCATCGAGGCCGCACGCGCGGGCGAAGCCGGACGCGGTTTCGCCGTGGTCGCCGACGAGGTGCGCAAACTGGCCGAAAAAACCATGACCGCAACCAAGGAAGTCACCGAATCCATCACCGCCATCCAGGACTCCGCAAAGGACAGCATCGCCAACACCGACAAGGCCATCACCAGCATCGAACAGGCTCGCCAGATGGCCGACACTTCCGGCGCCGTGCTCGGTGAACTTGTCCAGGGCGCACAAAGCTCCGCGGACAAGATCCAAAGCATCGCCACGGCAGCCGAAGAACAATCCGCCGCGTCCGAGGAGATCAACCGATCCCTCGACTTCGTGCGCGAACTCACCACCCAGACCACCAACTCCGTGGAAAACGCCGCTCACGCCATCTCCGGCCTCGTCGACCAGGCAGGAGAACTCGGGCGCATCATCGACCAACTCAAAACCGAAGCCGGCTGCGCACTCGCCGCCGACTCACCCAAGCCCGCCCTGCCCCGCCGATCCTGA